One genomic segment of Ferrimonas sp. YFM includes these proteins:
- a CDS encoding F0F1 ATP synthase subunit epsilon: MAAMTLHLDVVSAEESIYSGRVQYLQVTGVEGELGIMHGHTPLLTAIKPGMVRIKKQDDSEEVIYLSGGILEVQPDNVSVLADVAIRGEDIDVEAAEAAKRSAEEHMAKASADLDYEAAVIELAKAMAQLRVVETIRKGVGR; encoded by the coding sequence ATGGCAGCTATGACACTTCATTTGGATGTAGTCAGTGCGGAAGAAAGCATTTACTCTGGCCGCGTTCAGTACCTGCAAGTTACAGGTGTTGAGGGCGAGTTGGGTATTATGCATGGCCACACTCCATTGCTCACCGCCATTAAGCCCGGTATGGTTCGCATCAAAAAGCAAGACGACAGTGAAGAGGTAATCTACCTGTCTGGTGGCATTCTCGAGGTTCAACCCGATAATGTCAGCGTGCTGGCTGATGTGGCCATTCGTGGTGAAGATATTGACGTTGAAGCTGCGGAAGCAGCCAAGCGTTCCGCCGAAGAGCATATGGCGAAAGCCTCTGCTGACCTCGACTACGAGGCCGCGGTTATCGAGCTGGCGAAGGCGATGGCACAACTCCGAGTTGTTGAGACCATCCGCAAGGGCGTGGGCAGATAA
- the atpD gene encoding F0F1 ATP synthase subunit beta — protein sequence MSTGTVVQVIGAVVDVEFPQDAVPQVYDALHIDNDGAKLVLEVQQQLGGGVVRTIAMGASEGLRRGLVATNTGSAIKVPVGTATLGRIMNVLGDPIDECGEIGEEETWEIHREAPSYEDQSSATELLETGIKVIDLVCPFAKGGKIGLFGGAGVGKTVNMMELINNIAKAHSGLSVFAGVGERTREGNDFYYEMAESGVVNLDDKVQSKVAMVYGQMNEPPGNRLRVALTGLTMAEKFRDEGRDVLLFVDNIYRYTLAGTEVSALLGRMPSAVGYQPTLAEEMGVLQERITSTKTGSITSVQAVYVPADDLTDPSPATTFAHLDATVVLSRDIAARGIYPAIDPLDSTSRQLDPLVIGQEHYDVARGVQSNLQRYKELKDIIAILGMDELSEEDKQTVARARKIERFLSQPFFVAEVFTGAPGKYVSLKDTISGFKGILSGEYDELPEQAFYMVGGIDEAVEKAKKL from the coding sequence ATGAGCACAGGTACTGTCGTTCAAGTGATCGGTGCGGTAGTTGACGTGGAGTTCCCACAAGACGCCGTACCACAGGTATACGACGCCCTGCACATCGACAACGATGGCGCTAAGCTGGTGCTGGAAGTTCAGCAGCAGCTCGGTGGCGGTGTTGTTCGTACCATTGCAATGGGTGCGTCCGAAGGTCTGCGTCGCGGACTGGTAGCTACCAACACCGGTAGTGCAATTAAGGTTCCAGTGGGCACTGCCACTCTGGGCCGTATCATGAACGTTCTGGGTGATCCCATCGACGAGTGCGGTGAGATCGGCGAGGAAGAAACGTGGGAAATCCACCGTGAAGCGCCCAGCTACGAAGACCAATCCAGCGCGACCGAGCTGCTGGAAACCGGCATCAAGGTAATCGACCTGGTTTGCCCATTCGCTAAGGGTGGTAAAATCGGTCTGTTCGGTGGTGCGGGTGTAGGTAAAACCGTAAACATGATGGAGCTCATCAACAACATCGCGAAGGCACACTCCGGTCTGTCCGTATTCGCCGGTGTAGGTGAGCGTACTCGTGAAGGTAACGACTTCTACTACGAGATGGCCGAATCTGGCGTAGTTAACCTGGATGACAAAGTTCAATCCAAGGTAGCCATGGTTTACGGTCAGATGAACGAGCCACCAGGAAACCGTCTGCGTGTAGCACTGACCGGTCTGACTATGGCTGAGAAGTTCCGTGACGAAGGCCGTGACGTACTGTTGTTCGTGGACAACATCTACCGTTACACCCTGGCTGGTACCGAGGTATCTGCACTGCTGGGTCGTATGCCTTCTGCGGTAGGTTACCAGCCTACTCTGGCTGAAGAGATGGGTGTTCTGCAGGAGCGTATTACCTCCACCAAGACAGGCTCCATTACTTCTGTACAGGCGGTATACGTACCTGCGGATGATTTGACTGACCCATCCCCAGCGACCACCTTTGCTCACCTGGATGCAACCGTAGTACTGAGCCGTGACATTGCGGCCCGTGGTATCTACCCTGCGATTGACCCACTGGATTCCACCTCTCGTCAGCTGGATCCTCTGGTGATTGGTCAGGAGCACTACGACGTGGCTCGTGGCGTTCAGTCCAACCTGCAGCGCTACAAAGAGCTGAAGGACATCATCGCCATTCTGGGTATGGACGAACTGTCTGAGGAAGATAAGCAGACCGTAGCCCGTGCTCGTAAGATTGAGCGTTTCCTGTCTCAGCCGTTCTTCGTAGCCGAAGTATTTACCGGTGCTCCTGGTAAGTACGTTTCGCTGAAAGACACCATCTCCGGCTTTAAGGGCATTCTGTCCGGCGAGTACGATGAACTGCCTGAGCAGGCGTTCTACATGGTTGGTGGCATCGACGAAGCCGTCGAGAAAGCGAAGAAACTGTAA